In one Massilia endophytica genomic region, the following are encoded:
- a CDS encoding CopD family protein, translating to MLWIKALHIVFIASWFAGLFYLPRIYVNLALETAPAARERLLLMARKLYRFMTMLAVPAVALGLWLMWMQYGGQEGGMRIPGWLHAKLVLVALVLGYHHACGSLLKKFERGVNTRSHVFYRWFNEAPVLLLLAIVLLVVVKPF from the coding sequence ATGCTCTGGATCAAAGCGCTGCACATCGTCTTCATCGCCAGCTGGTTCGCGGGCCTGTTCTACCTGCCGCGCATCTACGTCAACCTGGCGCTGGAAACGGCGCCTGCGGCGCGCGAGCGGCTGCTGCTGATGGCGCGCAAGCTCTACCGCTTCATGACGATGCTGGCCGTGCCCGCCGTGGCGCTGGGCCTGTGGCTCATGTGGATGCAATATGGCGGGCAGGAAGGGGGCATGCGCATTCCCGGCTGGTTGCATGCCAAGCTGGTGCTGGTGGCCCTGGTGCTGGGCTACCACCACGCCTGCGGCAGCCTGCTGAAAAAATTCGAGCGCGGCGTGAATACGCGCAGCCACGTCTTCTACCGCTGGTTCAACGAAGCCCCCGTGCTCCTGCTGCTGGCCATCGTCCTGCTCGTCGTCGTCAAGCCATTCTAA